Proteins from a single region of Ziziphus jujuba cultivar Dongzao chromosome 1, ASM3175591v1:
- the LOC132799781 gene encoding uncharacterized protein LOC132799781 → MLELETVKDFSNKFIKSVNKIRLLGESFPDQRIIEKILICLLEKYEANISTLEETRDLTQLTVAELINAFQATEQRRSFWLQSEPSSSEATLAANNKGKTIQQPRPFQRQNKGKETANQRGNKMTYGPCIIFKKQGRMAKICWWRSNAQCKVSKQFDHMDKVYKQRNQRQETIQAHEPEELNGKHEYTFTTTCNLATTTKDKWILDSECTNHMCNNRDLFVKFNSRIATKIKAANGQIMEAQGKEDLVIKILKGTIKITNVLYVPNMSKNLLSVPQLMKK, encoded by the coding sequence ATGCTGGAACTTGAAACTGTGAAggatttttcaaacaaatttatAAAGAGTGTCAATAAAATCCGGTTACTTGGTGAATCTTTTCCAGACCAAAGGATTATTGAAAAGATTCTTATATGTCTTCTAGAGAAATATGAAGCAAATATCTCAACTTTAGAGGAAACAAGAGACCTTACACAACTCACAGTTGCTGAATTGATCAATGCCTTCCAAGCCACAGAACAAAGGAGGAGTTTTTGGCTACAAAGTGAACCAAGCTCAAGTGAAGCAACCCTTGCAGCAAATAACAAAGGCAAAACAATCCAGCAACCAAGGCCTTTTCAAAGGCAAAATAAAGGCAAGGAGACCGCTAACCAAAGAGGGAACAAGATGACCTATGGTCCTTGCATAATATTCAAGAAGCAAGGACGCATGGCCAAGATATGCTGGTGGAGGTCGAATGCTCAATGCAAGGTTTCCAAGCAATTCGATCACATGGACAAAGTTTACAAACAAAGAAACCAAAGGCAAGAAACAATACAAGCTCATGAACCCGAAGAATTAAATGGAAAGCATGAGTATACTTTTACAACAACTTGCAATCTTGCAACCACAACCAAAGACAAATGGATTTTGGACAGTGAATGCACAAATCATATGTGCAACAACCGTGACTTGTTTGTCAAGTTCAACTcaagaattgcaacaaaaattaaaGCAGCAAATGGACAGATCATGGAGGCACAAGGAAAAGAagatttggtcattaaaatactaaaaggtACAATTAAAATTACCAATGTTTTATATGTACCAAATATGTCCAAAAATTTACTTAGTGTGCCACAACTTATGAAGAAATGa